In Pseudomonas sp. ADAK18, a single window of DNA contains:
- a CDS encoding PhoX family phosphatase: MSLLEENQATDLEQMVGLSRRRFIGAGALCGAAMFLGGNLLTRSALAAGVSAASGSPLLGFTSIAAATSDTITLPPGYTSSVLISWGQPLHKNAPAFDPSGNGTAKAQEQQFGDNNDGMSLFPFPGDNNRALMAINNEYTNYHYLFAHGGAPQSAEDVRKALASEGVSVIEIKRQGDSWQFVQDSRYNRRIHGNSPLRLSGPAAGHAWLKTRADKSGKKVLGTFQNCANGKTPWGTYLTCEENFTDCFGSSNPQQTFDAGQKRYGVAAASREINWHPHDPRFDMAKNPNELNRHGWVVEIDPFDPQSTPVKRTALGRFKHENAALAETRDGRAVVYMGDDERGEFIYKFISRDKINHRHPKANKDLLDHGTLYVAIFDAGDGNADHPKGKGQWVELTFGKNGIDANSGFASQAEVLIHARLAASVVKATRMDRPEWIVVSPADGQVYCTLTNNAKRGEEGQPVGGPNPREKNVYGQILRWKANADDHGAMDFSWDLFVVAGNPGVHAGTPKAGSSNINPQNMFNSPDGLGFDKAGRLWILTDGDYSNKGDFAGMGNNQMLCADPNTGEIRRFMVGPVSCEVTGISFSPDQKALFVGIQHPGETGGSTWPEHLPNGKPRSSVMVIRREDGGIVGA, translated from the coding sequence ATGAGCCTATTAGAAGAAAACCAAGCCACCGACCTCGAACAGATGGTCGGCCTCAGCCGCCGTCGCTTTATCGGCGCCGGTGCCCTGTGTGGTGCCGCGATGTTCCTCGGCGGTAACCTGCTGACCCGCAGCGCCCTGGCCGCCGGTGTCAGCGCCGCGTCCGGCAGTCCGTTGCTGGGCTTTACCAGCATCGCTGCTGCCACCAGCGACACCATCACGCTGCCGCCGGGCTACACCTCATCGGTGCTGATCAGTTGGGGCCAGCCCCTGCACAAGAACGCGCCGGCCTTCGACCCCAGCGGCAATGGCACGGCCAAGGCCCAGGAACAACAGTTCGGCGACAACAACGACGGCATGAGCCTGTTCCCGTTTCCCGGCGACAACAACCGGGCGCTGATGGCGATCAACAACGAATACACCAATTACCACTACCTGTTTGCCCACGGCGGCGCGCCGCAATCGGCCGAAGACGTGCGCAAGGCCTTGGCCAGCGAAGGTGTGTCAGTCATCGAAATCAAACGCCAGGGCGACAGTTGGCAGTTCGTCCAGGACTCGCGCTACAACCGGCGCATCCACGGCAACTCGCCGCTGCGCCTGAGTGGCCCGGCGGCCGGGCATGCCTGGCTGAAAACCCGTGCCGACAAGAGCGGCAAAAAAGTCCTAGGCACGTTCCAGAACTGCGCCAACGGCAAGACGCCGTGGGGCACTTACCTGACCTGCGAAGAAAACTTCACCGACTGCTTCGGCAGCAGCAACCCACAGCAGACCTTCGACGCCGGGCAAAAACGCTACGGCGTGGCGGCGGCCAGCCGGGAGATCAACTGGCACCCGCACGATCCGCGCTTCGACATGGCGAAGAACCCGAATGAACTCAATCGCCATGGCTGGGTGGTGGAAATCGATCCGTTCGACCCACAATCCACCCCAGTCAAGCGCACCGCCCTGGGCCGCTTCAAGCATGAAAACGCGGCCCTCGCCGAAACCCGCGACGGCCGTGCCGTGGTGTACATGGGTGACGATGAACGCGGCGAGTTCATCTACAAGTTCATCAGCCGCGACAAGATCAATCACAGGCATCCCAAGGCCAATAAAGACTTGCTGGACCATGGCACTTTGTACGTGGCGATCTTCGATGCGGGCGACGGCAATGCCGATCACCCCAAGGGCAAGGGCCAGTGGGTTGAGCTGACGTTCGGCAAAAACGGTATTGATGCCAACAGCGGTTTTGCCAGCCAGGCCGAAGTACTGATCCATGCCCGCCTGGCCGCCAGCGTGGTGAAAGCCACACGCATGGACCGCCCGGAATGGATCGTGGTCAGTCCCGCCGACGGCCAGGTCTATTGCACCCTGACCAACAACGCCAAGCGCGGCGAAGAAGGCCAACCGGTGGGCGGGCCAAACCCGCGGGAGAAAAACGTCTACGGCCAGATCCTGCGCTGGAAGGCCAACGCCGATGACCATGGCGCCATGGACTTCTCCTGGGACCTGTTTGTGGTCGCCGGCAACCCGGGCGTGCACGCTGGTACGCCGAAGGCCGGCTCGTCCAACATCAACCCGCAGAACATGTTCAACAGCCCCGATGGCCTGGGTTTCGACAAGGCTGGGCGGTTGTGGATCCTTACCGATGGCGACTACAGCAACAAGGGCGATTTTGCCGGCATGGGCAATAACCAGATGCTCTGCGCCGACCCGAACACGGGTGAGATTCGCCGGTTCATGGTGGGGCCGGTGTCGTGTGAGGTGACGGGGATCAGTTTCTCGCCGGACCAGAAAGCCTTGTTTGTGGGGATTCAGCACCCAGGGGAAACCGGTGGCTCGACCTGGCCTGAACACTTGCCGAATGGCAAGCCAAGGTCTTCGGTGATGGTGATTCGCCGGGAAGATGGCGGGATCGTCGGCGCCTGA
- a CDS encoding serine/threonine protein kinase encodes MAHPFETLTPDLVLDAVESIGFLSDARVLALNSYENRVYQVGIEDSEPLIAKFYRPQRWTNDAILEEHRFTFELAECEVPVVAPMIHNGESLFEHAGFRFTLFPRRGGRAPEPGNLDQLYRLGQLLGRLHAVGSTRPFEHREALGVKNFGHDSLTTLLEGNFIPKSLLPAYESVARDLLKRVEEVYKTTPHKNIRMHGDCHPGNMMCRDEMFHIVDLDDCRMGPAVQDLWMMLAGDRQECLGQLSELMDGYREFHDFDPRELALIEPLRALRLMHYSAWLARRWDDPAFPHSFPWFGTERYWGDQVLALREQLSALNEEPLKLF; translated from the coding sequence ATGGCTCACCCGTTTGAAACACTTACCCCAGACCTCGTGCTCGACGCTGTCGAGAGCATCGGTTTTCTCAGTGACGCCCGCGTGCTCGCGCTCAACAGTTACGAAAACCGTGTCTACCAGGTTGGCATCGAAGACTCCGAGCCACTGATCGCGAAGTTCTACCGTCCTCAGCGTTGGACCAACGACGCGATCCTGGAAGAGCACCGCTTCACCTTCGAACTGGCCGAGTGCGAAGTGCCGGTGGTGGCGCCAATGATTCACAACGGTGAAAGCCTGTTCGAACACGCCGGTTTCCGTTTCACCCTGTTCCCCCGCCGTGGTGGCCGCGCGCCGGAGCCGGGCAATCTCGATCAACTGTATCGCCTTGGGCAACTGCTGGGCCGCTTGCACGCGGTCGGTTCCACACGTCCTTTCGAGCACCGCGAAGCCTTGGGCGTGAAGAACTTCGGCCACGATTCCCTCACCACCCTGCTGGAAGGCAACTTCATCCCCAAGAGCCTGCTGCCGGCCTACGAGTCCGTGGCCCGCGACCTGCTCAAGCGTGTGGAAGAGGTCTACAAGACCACACCCCACAAGAACATCCGCATGCACGGCGACTGCCACCCCGGCAACATGATGTGCCGCGATGAAATGTTCCACATCGTCGACCTCGACGACTGCCGCATGGGCCCGGCAGTGCAGGACCTGTGGATGATGCTCGCCGGGGATCGTCAGGAATGCCTGGGGCAGTTGTCGGAGTTGATGGACGGCTACCGGGAATTCCACGACTTCGACCCGCGCGAGCTGGCGCTGATCGAGCCGCTACGCGCCTTGCGCCTGATGCATTACAGCGCCTGGCTGGCACGACGCTGGGATGACCCGGCATTCCCCCACAGCTTCCCGTGGTTCGGTACCGAGCGGTATTGGGGCGATCAGGTGCTGGCCTTGCGCGAGCAGCTGTCGGCGCTGAATGAAGAACCCCTGAAGCTTTTCTGA
- a CDS encoding glycine cleavage system protein R translates to MDHLVLTVIAADKPGVVERIAQCIASFGGNWLESRMAHMAGQFAGILRVSVPVENRKELIAALEDLSTHGIRVLLGESSVSVGSEWQPIAMELVGNDRPGIVRDITALLSKQGVNLERLITDVRPAPMSSDLLFHAEALLAVPLTLPLETLQAALETLADDLMVELEFRSEE, encoded by the coding sequence ATGGACCATCTCGTACTCACCGTCATCGCTGCGGACAAACCGGGCGTGGTCGAACGCATTGCCCAATGCATTGCCTCCTTTGGTGGCAACTGGTTGGAAAGTCGCATGGCGCACATGGCGGGGCAGTTTGCGGGGATCTTGCGCGTGAGCGTGCCCGTTGAGAATCGTAAGGAGCTGATCGCGGCGCTGGAGGATTTATCGACCCATGGCATTCGCGTCTTGCTGGGTGAAAGCAGTGTCTCTGTCGGCAGCGAGTGGCAACCCATTGCCATGGAGTTGGTGGGCAATGATCGTCCGGGGATCGTTCGCGATATCACGGCGTTGCTGAGCAAGCAGGGCGTCAACCTGGAACGCTTGATCACCGACGTACGCCCGGCACCCATGAGCAGCGACCTGTTGTTCCACGCAGAGGCCTTGCTGGCGGTGCCGCTGACCTTGCCGCTGGAAACCTTGCAGGCAGCCCTGGAAACCCTGGCAGACGACTTGATGGTGGAGTTGGAGTTCCGCAGCGAGGAGTAA
- the rarD gene encoding EamA family transporter RarD, translating into MQAANPRRGYILGLSAYIIWGLFPIYFKAIASVPAAEIIVHRVLWSALFGGLLLMVWKHPGWFRELRDNPKRLAILALSGTLIAANWLTYVWAVNDGRMLEASLGYYINPLVNVLLGMVILGERLRRLQWLAVVLAALGVAQQVWQVGSLPWVSLVLALTFGFYGLIRKQAPVKALPGLVVETWMLVPIAVVWLLFNPTAHSAQMEFWGTSEAWWLVAAGPVTLIPLVCFNAAARHLPYTALGFLQYVAPTLVLLEAVLLFNEHLAPSTLIAFLFIWAGLVVYSIDAWLTIRKR; encoded by the coding sequence ATGCAAGCCGCCAACCCCCGCCGCGGGTACATATTGGGCCTGAGCGCCTACATTATCTGGGGCCTGTTCCCCATCTACTTCAAAGCCATTGCCAGCGTCCCGGCCGCAGAAATCATTGTCCATCGTGTGCTGTGGTCGGCACTGTTCGGCGGTTTGCTGCTGATGGTCTGGAAACACCCGGGGTGGTTCCGTGAACTGCGGGACAACCCAAAACGCCTGGCGATTCTGGCGCTGAGCGGCACCCTGATCGCAGCCAACTGGCTGACCTATGTGTGGGCGGTGAACGACGGGCGCATGCTCGAAGCGAGCCTGGGGTATTACATCAATCCGCTGGTCAATGTGCTGCTGGGCATGGTGATCCTGGGCGAACGCCTGCGCCGTCTGCAATGGCTGGCCGTTGTGCTGGCCGCCTTGGGTGTCGCGCAACAGGTGTGGCAGGTGGGCAGCCTGCCGTGGGTATCACTGGTGCTGGCGTTGACCTTTGGTTTCTATGGTTTGATCCGCAAGCAGGCGCCGGTCAAGGCGCTGCCAGGGCTGGTGGTGGAAACCTGGATGCTGGTGCCCATTGCCGTCGTCTGGTTGTTGTTCAACCCGACAGCCCACAGTGCGCAAATGGAGTTCTGGGGCACGTCCGAAGCCTGGTGGCTGGTGGCCGCAGGCCCGGTAACCTTGATCCCGCTGGTGTGTTTCAACGCCGCCGCCCGGCATTTGCCCTACACAGCCCTGGGCTTCCTGCAATACGTGGCGCCGACTCTGGTACTGCTGGAAGCGGTGCTGCTGTTCAATGAACACTTGGCACCGAGTACGCTGATCGCCTTCCTGTTTATCTGGGCCGGCCTGGTGGTCTACAGCATCGACGCCTGGCTGACGATACGCAAACGCTGA